A stretch of the Hydra vulgaris chromosome 09, alternate assembly HydraT2T_AEP genome encodes the following:
- the LOC100212311 gene encoding regulator of chromosome condensation: MPTIKKKDNRQKRKTIDESIKSPEKYAKKDDKLAQKVGHILTLGQGDVGQLGLGENVLERKRPAMIKEVEGVNFIQVTCGGMHTIGVSEHGEVYSWGCNDDGALGRPTEGTDGEEFIPRKVLLPQGIRVVYASAGDSHSAALTDDGRVFAWGAYRDASGQIGLTAASIGKKNEVIKIYPKGDQIDDPAVKVVSGNDHTVILTSGGLIYTSGTGEQGQLGRIKECFGHRGGRRGLEIILSPQVVRFRKKQFFSDIFAGSFCTFALSRDNNDVYAWGLNNYGQLGSGTTENFFNPEVIQSLSEIRENANGYLQIHGGQHHSLVADGNGKTYSIGRSEYGRLGLGKDAKETSLPKKIVSIEKENVVKIACGEAVSFAVTDKGHLYSWGLGTSLQLGVGDDEDIFDPSLVQSNNLTLAQDEVLAVSAGGQHTAILVRKRESKDTL, from the exons ATGcctactataaaaaaaaaagataaccgTCAAAAGAGAAAAACAATTGATGAATCAATTAAATCACCAGAAAAATATGCCAAAAAAG atgataaattagctcaaaaagtTGGTCACATTTTAACATTAGGCCAAGGGGATGTTGGACAGTTAGGTCTAGGAGAAAATGTTCTAGAAAGAAAAAGACCAGCAATGATTAAAGAAGTAGAAGGTGTAAACTTCATCCAAGTTACTTGTGGAGGTATGCATACAATTGGAGTCTCTGAACATGGGGAG GTATACTCATGGGGGTGCAACGATGACGGAGCTCTGGGTAGACCTACTGAAGGAACTGATGGCGAAGAATTTATTCCACGCAAAGTATTGTTACCACAGGGTATTCGTGTTGTGTATGCATCTGCTGGTGATAGTCATTCAGCTGCTCTTACGGATGACGGACGAGTTTTTGCGTGGGGAGCTTACAGA GACGCGAGTGGACAAATTGGTTTAACGGCAGCGTCTattggcaaaaaaaatgaagttattaagATTTATCCTAAAGGCGACCAAATAGATGATCCTGCAGTGAAGGTGGTTTCTGGAAACGATCATACAGTTATCTTAACGTCTGGAGGACTGATATATACAAGCGGAACTGGTGAACAGGGACAGCTCGGAAGAATAAAAGAATGTTTTGGTCACCGTGGTGGACGTCGTGGTCTCGAAATCATACTTTCACCTCAAGTAGTTCGCTTcagaaaaaagcaatttttttctgaCATTTTTGCAGGCAGCTTTTGTACATTTGCCTTGAGTCGCGATAATAATGACGTATACGCGTGGGGGTTAAATAATTACGGACAACTTGGATCTGGAACAACTGAGAACTTTTTTAATCCTGAAGTTATTCAATCTTTAAGTGAAATTCGAGAAAACGCTAATGGCTATCTACAAATACATGGGGGGCAACATCACAGTCTTGTAGCTGATGGAAATGGAAAAACTTATTCTATCGGTCGTTCAGAATACGGACGATTAGGATTAGGAAAAGATGCTAAGGAGACTTCTctaccaaaaaaaattgtttcgattgaaaaagaaaatgttgttaaaattgCATGTGGTGAAGCCGTTAGCTTTGCTGTTACCGACAAAGGACATTTATACTCTTGGGGTTTAGGCACAAGTTTACAATTAGGAGTTGGCGACGACGAAGATATTTTTGATCCATCGCTTGTTCAATCAAATAACTTAACACTAGCACAAGACGAGGTATTAGCCGTGTCTGCGGGTGGACAGCATACCGCTATATTGGTCCGGAAAAGAGAATCCAAAGACACGTTATAA